The following proteins are encoded in a genomic region of Ursus arctos isolate Adak ecotype North America unplaced genomic scaffold, UrsArc2.0 scaffold_32, whole genome shotgun sequence:
- the DHDDS gene encoding dehydrodolichyl diphosphate synthase complex subunit DHDDS isoform X3 — protein sequence MSWIKEGELSLWERFCANIIKAGPMPKHIAFIMDGNRRYARKCQVERQEGHSQGFNKLAETLRWCLNLGVLEVTVYAFSIENFKRSKSEVDGLMDLARQKFSRLMEEQEKLQKHGVCIRVLGDLHLLPLDLQELIAQAVQATKNYNKCFLNVCFAYTSRHEISNAVREMAWGVEQGLLDPSDVSESLLDKCLYTNHSPQPDILIRTSGEVRLSDFLLWQTSHSCLVFQPVLWPEYTFWNLCEAILQYQMNHSMLQKHRKAFSEILAIP from the exons ATGTCATGGATCAAGGAAGGAGAGCTGTCACTCTGGGAACGGTTCTGTGCCAACATCATAAAG GCGGGCCCAATGCCCAAACACATTGCCTTTATAATGGATGGAAACCGTCGCTATGCCAGGAAATGCCAAGTGGAGCGGCAGGAAGGCCACTCACAGGGCTTCAACAAGCTGGCTGAG ACCCTGCGCTGGTGTTTGAACCTGGGCGTCCTAGAGGTGACGGTCTACGCGTTCAGCATTGAGAACTTCAAACGCTCCAAGAGTGAGGTCGATGGGCTAATGGACCTGGCCCGGCAGAAGTTCAGCCGCCTGATGGAAGAACA GGAGAAACTGCAGAAGCACGGGGTATGTATCCGGGTCCTGGGCGATCTGCATTTGTTGCCCTTGGATCTCCAGGAGCTGATTGCACAGGCGGTGCAGGCCACCAAGAATTATAACAA GTGTTTCCTAAATGTCTGCTTTGCTTACACATCCCGTCACGAGATCAGTAATGCTGTGAGAGAGATGGCCTGGGGAGTGGAGCAAGGCCTGCTGGATCCCAG TGATGTCTCTGAGTCTCTGCTCGATAAGTGCCTCTATACCAACCACTCTCCTCAACCTGACATCTTGATACGGACTTCTGGGGAAGTGAGGCTCAGCGACTTCTTGCTCTGGCAG ACTTCCCACTCCTGCTTGGTGTTCCAGCCCGTTCTGTGGCCAGAGTACACATTTTGGAACCTCTGTGAGGCCATCCTGCAGTACCAGATGAACCACAGCATGCTCCAG AAACACAGGAAGGCCTTCTCAGAGATATTGGCCATTCCCTGA